The Aneurinibacillus sp. REN35 genomic interval CCGGTACCAGGTCCTGTAACCGACCAGAACGCCTGCGGGTCTTCTGCAACATATGTGGCAAGAAACCAACGAATGGGACCGCCATGCGTCACCAGTACGGCTGTCTCACCGGGCTTCATCCGCCCAACCAGCGCATCCAGCCACACGCCCAGCCTATTCCTAAGATCTCGCAAGCTTTCCCCGTTCGGTGGAGCAACATCATGAGGATTATTATACCATCTTTCAGCTAACGTTTTATGCGTCAGCATGATTTCTTCATACGTCTTTCGATCCCACGCCCCGAAGTCAAGCTCGCGTAGCTCAGGAACGACACGCGGCTCGACGTCATGCGGACGAGCTACAATGGCAGCCGTCTCACGGCATCGGATAAGATCGCTCGTATATATAGAGTGAATTGTTTCATGCTGAAGGAGCAGGGCCGCCGAAGCTGCCTGCTCCCGTCCAAAGGCGGTAAGAGGCGCATCATAGTGACCAAGATAACGCCGCGCTCGGTTCTCTTCTGTTTCTCCATGCCGAATCCATATCAGCCTTATCAAAGCAGCTTCCCTCCCGCCATAATGAATACAAGCGCAGCAGCTTCAGCCCATTCAACCAGTGCTCCGTAACAATCGCCACTCAAGCCACCCAGCCGCTTCGCTACGGAACGAAGGAATATCCAGCAGATGAGTGCGGTGCCGCATACAACAAATACCCCTGCGATGCCGTACAAAACGAATGCGAACCCGCTCGCAAGGAAAAAGGAAAGCCATACATTCCAGAAAGCAAGCCCCTCTCGCAGTCCGGTCCCAAGTCCCTTTTCCGTAATATAGGGCCAGAACCAAATTGCCGCAAGCAGAGCTGTCCTTGCAAGAAGCGGCGGAAGCAGCATCCACAGCTCCATATGCCCGGAAGTGATTTCGTATAAGGCCGCAACTTTCACCATAAATAAAAGAATGGCCGCGGTAACGCCCATCGCGCCTACCCGGCTGTCCTTCATAATCGCAAAAATTTTCTCCCGATCCCGCCAGCTTCCAAGTCCATCCGCTAAATCCATCCATCCGTCCAGATGCAGCCCACCCGTGCTATACACCCAGAAGACCAGCGTAAGCACAGCCGCTACCGGAGCTGGAAACAGCCAGCCGAATAACCAAGCAGCTCCATACAGCACAATCCCTAACAGCAGTCCGACAATCGGATAGAACGCTACACTACGCCGCCAATCTGCCGCCTCATGACTGAGGCGCGGAACCGGAAAACGAGTAAGAAAGGCGACCGCATGAAAAAAAGCACTCATATGCCCGCCCCTTTAATCTGCCACGGAATGCCTGACAGTACGGCATATACGTCATCCGCCTCTGCTGCAATTCGCTGGTTCACACTGCCAAGCACATCCTGAAACCAACGTCCGAGACGAGACATCGCAACTCCGCCAAGTCCGGTCTCGCTAGTAACGACAATAAGCGTACCTTCATATTGCTTTGCCAAGGCAAGCCATCGCTCTACCTCTTCGTTAATTCGTTTCGTCTCTTTCTCATTCCGAAGCCTTTCTTCAGGCACAGCAATCAGCAGATTGCTAATCCATGTTGATACACAATCAAAAAGCACCGCATCATACGCATGATACGCCGCCACACCATCGGCGGCATCGTATGGCGTCTCGCTGATCCCCCATGAAGCAGGCCGCCGTTTTCGATGAAGGACAATACGCGCCTCCATCTCCTCGTCCGTGCATACGCCGGTCGCTACATATAATACGGAAGCACTCCGTTCTTTGGCTAACTGTTCTGCAAATGCACTTTTGCCGGAACGCACACCGCCTGTAATTAATACAATACTCACAGTTTCTCTCTCTCCTCTTTCATCACATCGTTAAGCGCCGCAAGCAGGCGATCATTCTCCATACGCGAACGGACTGCTACCCGTATGTCCTGTGATGTTAGGCCCGGATACATATCACAGTTGCGAATCATGATTCCCTTTCGTCCAAGCGCTTGTTGCAACTCCCTTGCCGTCCAGATCGAAGGAAGGCGCACCAGCAGGAAATTCGCCTGTCCCGGCCAGACAGTAACACGTAAGTCTACAGACAATCTGGAGCGCAAATACTGCCGCTCCTCCGCAATCAACCTGCGTGTGTCCGCTTCATATGCATCTACTAGGCAGCATGCCTCCCCGGCTGCCAGCGCGAGACGATTGACACTCCAAGGTATTTGTTTTTCTTTCATACGCGCAATCAAATCAGGATGGGCGACTGCAAAACCGAGACGCAAGCCGGGAATGGCATAGAATTTTGTCATGGAGCGCAAAAGAATCACCTGTGGATACTGTATGATTTCAGGTAATAGCGTAGGTTGGCGATCCGGGGGTAAAAAGTCGATAAAGGCTTCATCTATAATAAGATAAGCCTTCTTCTCCGCTGCCCGCACAGCCAAACGACGCATCGACTCCAGATCATATAATAAGCCGGTCGGGTTATTCGGATGCCCGATGAACAATGCATCCACTTGATCAAGCAGCCTCTCAAGTTCATCGACAGAAGGCAAAAAGCCATTGTCCGCATCCCCAGTGCATCCGATCACTTCTGCTCCATATTGTCGCGAGAGCTGTACATACTCAACAAAAGAAGGATAGATGACTCCTACCTTGCGGGGAGCGAGCGCCTGCAAAGCAAGAGCCATGCATTCCGCTGCTCCATTACCAATAAGAATCGTCTCCTCCTCTGTATTATATTTATTCGAAAGCGCACTGATTAACCCACGATGCGCCGGGTCCGGGTAATGGACGATCCGACGCATCTCATCTTCTATCGCAGCTAAAGCCTGCGGTGGGGGGCCGAGCGGATTAATATTCGCACTGAAATCAAGGAGGCGATCCGGTGCGATGCCGAACAGCGCAGATGCGGTCAGCATATCTCCACCGTGTCCGAACTTCTCCATTTCCCCCATCAGAACTCAACACCCAGCACAGCTGGAATCCCTTCTTCATAATAATGCTTTACTGGCTGCATCTCCGTGACAAGGTCCGCTCGGTCAATGATTTCCTGGCGCGCGCTCCGTCCGGTGATTACCAAATGCATGCCGTACGGGCGGTTATCGATCAGCCCCATTACTTCCTCAATCGGCAGCACATCATCAATGGGGAATGTAGTAATGGCAAGCGCATTGTTCAATTCATCTAATATGACGACATCATACGCACCACTCATGACTTTTTCCTTTGTAAAAGCCCAAGCATCCTTTAGCGCCGCCCGATGTTCCTCTGGTGTTTTTAACCATGTAAAGCCGCTGCCTTTCTGATGCATTTCAATTCCGATTTTATCAAATGTAATTTTCTCGCCATATGTGCGTTCCGGTGATTTAATAAATTGAATCATAAGAACGCGTTTTCCACGGCCTACAGCTCGTACTGCAAGCCCCAGTGCCGCTGTTGTCTTTCCTTTCCCATCACCTGTATAGACGAGCATAAGCCCGCGTTGTTTATCTGGTTTACTCATAGCGCTCCCCCCATTTATCATGATAGATTAACGTATCAAGCACGCGGCGCCTCTCCCATTTTTCTGTCTCAAGAATGGGAGCCGCCGGATAATGATCCGTATAGCCAAACGACAGCAGCGCCACCGGATCAATATGAGGCGGCAGGGCAAGAATGTCGCGCACATCGTTTTTCTTATAGAAACTAACCCACCCCATTGCAATACCTTCCGCACAGGAGGCTAGCCACATATTCTGAATGGCACAGGCCGTCGACATGATATCCGTCTCCGGAATGGAGTTGCGCCCTAAGACATGGGAGCCGCCGCGTGAAGGATCACATGTCACGCATATTGTAAGCGGCGCTTCTTGAATTCCCTGCACTTTCAAGCGAAGAAACTGATCCGCCCGCTCTTCTTCATAATGAATAGCAAGCGCCTTTCTCTCTTTCTCCGATGCCCATGCGAGCCTCTCCTTCACCTCATTCGACGTAATAAGTATGAAGTTCCACGGCTGCATAAAGCCAACAGACGGTCCGTGATGTCCGGCCTCTAGAATGCGCTGTACCGCATCATTGGGCAGTGGGTCTGGAAGGAATGAACGGACATCGCGTCTCGTCTCAATCACCTTGTATACTGCCTGTCTTTCCTCTTCAGTAAACATCGGTCGCCCCTCTTCCTTTCTATAATCAAAAGTAACGGCTACGCTATGAGGGATCGCAGCCTTCTTCCTCCATGATTCTCTGGAAACGTTCCCATAGTTGATCTGCCCGCCCCTCTCTAGCATCGCGCAGAAAATCATCGGCAAGCAACGCCTTGAGCATGCGCCGACGCTGTGCTAGGGATTGGGTGTGCTGCTGTATGATCTGACGCGCTTCGCTAAGAAACTCGACATACATCTCATATGCTTCATCATATGTATCTGCCAGCTCACAAGCAATCTTACGAGATAATCCCGGGCTTGCACCATCCGTAGATACAGTCAGCAGCAGCTTACCCCGCCGCACATGTGCCGGGTTAGAAAACGAACTTATATCCGGACGATCTGCTATCGTAATCAATTGCCCTGGCTTCATCGCTTCATAGACCCGTAGGTTTACATCGGACTGATTTGTGGCGGCAAAAATCAGAAAAGCATTCTGCAGATCCTGTGGATCAAAGAGTTTTGCACGCCAGCTCACCCGTCCTTCTTCCACCCATGCATGAAGGCGATCGGTGAGCTTTGGACTAACAATCAAAACCGATGCGCCCGCTTCGAGCAAAACGAGCGTCTTTCGTTCGGCAACTTGACCTCCGCCAACAATCACAGCTCGCATACCGTTTACCTGCAGCATAACAGGATACGAATGACTACTCATCGGTATTCCCCCTTACTTTACAGGAAGAGACAGTTCCATAATATCATACAGCTTGCGCATATCGAGATGTGCCCGCACAAGCTCCGCCAATGCTATATAGCTCTCTTCCCGCCGCTCTGCTTCAGTCTGAACACTTCCCTCTACAAGCGGGCGGCCCATGCGCTTTCGAATATGATTGAGCCACGCACGGGTGAACATACGGTTATGGAATATTCCGTGCAGATACGTACCCCATACCCGCTCATCTTCGGTAATCGTGCCGTCCGTATGCCCATCCCCAAGTGAAAATAGCGGTCTACTCCCCGCCTCCCGCATGGTTTTGCCGAGATGAATCTCATATCCACTCACCTCCTCCTCGCTTGCAAACGAGGTGGCACATACACGCCCTGCTACACGCAGCGTACGCTTACCCGCAGAAAACGTTGTCTGAATAGGAAGCAGGCCCAATCCTTCACTGTAGAAGTGCGTCGACTCGATTCCATTCGGATCATGCAGCTCCCTGCCCAGCATTTGATAGCCGCCACAAATCCCAACAATGTGTGCTCCATTCCGTACAGCTTCCACAATCAATTCGGCCAGACCCGTTTGCTTAAGCCACTGCAGATCATCTGTCGTATTTTTGGTGCCGGGCAATACGATCATATCCGGATGATTCCACTCTGCTGCGGATGCAATTAAGCGAATCTTTACTCCAGGTTCATCATACAACGGATCGACATCTGTAAAGTTGGAGATGCGTGGCAAGCGAATGATTGCGATACTAAGCGCCCCTTCCACTTCGTCCTGCTTCTTCAGTCGAAGGGTGGATAATGCCAGCGAATCTTCGGCATCAATTCCGGTGTCCGCATACGGAATCACACCAAGTACCGGGATTCCTGTATGCTCTTCCAACCAATCAAGCCCCGGCTTCAATAGAGAGAATTTTCCGCGAAATTTATTGATAATAAATCCTTTCACTCGTGCTCGCTCCTGTTCATCGAGCAGCGCAAGCGTTCCGACAAGCGAGGCAAACACGCCGCCGCGATCAATGTCTGCGATCAAAAGTACAGGCGCATCCGCCAACTCGGCCGCCTTCATATTGGCAATATCACGATCCTTTAGATTAATCTCCGCCGGGCTTCCCGCCCCTTCCATCACGAGTACTTCATACTCCTCGGCCAAGCGATCTAGTGACGCCCGCAGAATCGGTAGCGCCGTCGGAACATATTCATTTCTATATGCGCCAGCGCCCATATCGGCATAATGCTCCCCGCGCACAATCACTTCCGCAATCATATCCTGCTTTGGCTTAAGCAGGATCGGATTCATATCTGCTGTTGCTTCCACCCGGCATGCCTCAGCCTGAACCCCCTGGGCTCGGCCAATTTCTTTTCCATCTCTTGTAATATACGAGTTTAATGCCATATTCTGCGATTTAAACGGAGCAACCTTCCATCCGTCTTCATATAAAATGCGGCAGAGCGCGGTACATAACACGCTCTTGCCTACATCTGATGATGTACCCTGCAGCATAATCGCCTTCATCTATTCTCCCCCTGTCTGGTTATTGAGGACGGGCTGTTGCGGAATTCGGGTTGCGGCGCGGCATAAAAAATCCAGCCGCAAAGGATAGGGCCGCTACGACAACCATAACAAGAAATACATTATGCAGCGCATACGCCAAGCCTTCCCGCATGGAAGCAAGCAGTTCGGCTGACAGATGAGCCGCTGCCTCTGGGTTAAGCAGCTGATTCATATCTCCTTCGCCCGCTTTAATCCCTTCTCTTTGCATATAACGTACAATAACAGCATTAAACAACGTGCCGAATGCGGCAATCCCAATCGTCTGTCCAAGGGTACGAACGAATGAATTGGAGGCCGTTGCTGCTCCGCGTAGTTTCCAATCCACCGCGGATTGTACGGTAACGGTAAATACCGTCATCGAAAGACCGAACCCAAGACCTGCAACAAACATAATCACTACGATCACAAAATGCGGTGTATCCATCCCAATCAACGCAAGCCCTAGTGACGCAAGCGCAATGACCGCAAGCCCGATCAGCGCTGTATTGCGTACTAGGATACGAACCATGAGCCTTCCGCTCATAATGGCGCCGAGCAGCCAACCGATCGACATCGGCGTTAGCGCTAACCCGGAGCTGGTCGCTCCCGCTCCGTATACACCTTGAATCCACATCGGAAGATAAGCGGTAATCGCAATCAATACCGCGCTAACAATGAAGGAAACAAGATTGGATACAGATATTTCACGAATCGTAAAAATCTCAAGCGGAAGCATCGGTTCAGGAGACTTCTTCTCAATCCAGATAAAGAGAACCAAAAAGACCGCCGCAATGGCGAACAGCCCGAGAATCACTGGCGAGCCCCACGCATACTCCTGTCCTCCGGTCAAAAAAGCATACAGCAGTGCCGTCACTCCTATAGTAAATACAGCTGCACCTGCATAATCAATATGCTGTTTCTTCTTCTCAAACGACTCATCAAGAGACAGCCATAGCATAACGATGGCAATCAGCCCAAACGGCACATTCACAAAGAAGATCCAGTGCCACGAAAGAACATCAACAAAAAAACCGCCGACCAGGGGTCCAACTATGCCCGAAATACCCCAGACGGAGCTGAACCAGCCCTGAATCTTCGCACGCTCTTCAAACGAATAAATATCACCGATGATCGTAAACGTTACCGGAAGTACCGCGCCGGCACCAATCCCCTGAATCGCCCGATAGAAAATAAGCGCCTCCATGGACTGTGCCAAGCCACACAAAGCCGATCCGAGCAGGAAAACGACCGTTCCCACAGTAAAAATAATCTTGCGGCCGAATAAATCGGCAAGCTTTCCATAGATCGGAGTGGTAACAGATGTTGTCAGCAAATAGATGGCAAACACCCAGCTAATCAGCTCTAATCCCCCTAAATCGCTAACAATTCGGGGCATAGCCGTACTGACGAT includes:
- the bluB gene encoding 5,6-dimethylbenzimidazole synthase yields the protein MFTEEERQAVYKVIETRRDVRSFLPDPLPNDAVQRILEAGHHGPSVGFMQPWNFILITSNEVKERLAWASEKERKALAIHYEEERADQFLRLKVQGIQEAPLTICVTCDPSRGGSHVLGRNSIPETDIMSTACAIQNMWLASCAEGIAMGWVSFYKKNDVRDILALPPHIDPVALLSFGYTDHYPAAPILETEKWERRRVLDTLIYHDKWGERYE
- the cobS gene encoding adenosylcobinamide-GDP ribazoletransferase encodes the protein MSAFFHAVAFLTRFPVPRLSHEAADWRRSVAFYPIVGLLLGIVLYGAAWLFGWLFPAPVAAVLTLVFWVYSTGGLHLDGWMDLADGLGSWRDREKIFAIMKDSRVGAMGVTAAILLFMVKVAALYEITSGHMELWMLLPPLLARTALLAAIWFWPYITEKGLGTGLREGLAFWNVWLSFFLASGFAFVLYGIAGVFVVCGTALICWIFLRSVAKRLGGLSGDCYGALVEWAEAAALVFIMAGGKLL
- a CDS encoding histidine phosphatase family protein, which translates into the protein MIRLIWIRHGETEENRARRYLGHYDAPLTAFGREQAASAALLLQHETIHSIYTSDLIRCRETAAIVARPHDVEPRVVPELRELDFGAWDRKTYEEIMLTHKTLAERWYNNPHDVAPPNGESLRDLRNRLGVWLDALVGRMKPGETAVLVTHGGPIRWFLATYVAEDPQAFWSVTGPGTGSVIVTNKGRQKWMASSL
- a CDS encoding MDR family MFS transporter, translated to MKTNRKNVTIAMLVATFLAAIEVTIVSTAMPRIVSDLGGLELISWVFAIYLLTTSVTTPIYGKLADLFGRKIIFTVGTVVFLLGSALCGLAQSMEALIFYRAIQGIGAGAVLPVTFTIIGDIYSFEERAKIQGWFSSVWGISGIVGPLVGGFFVDVLSWHWIFFVNVPFGLIAIVMLWLSLDESFEKKKQHIDYAGAAVFTIGVTALLYAFLTGGQEYAWGSPVILGLFAIAAVFLVLFIWIEKKSPEPMLPLEIFTIREISVSNLVSFIVSAVLIAITAYLPMWIQGVYGAGATSSGLALTPMSIGWLLGAIMSGRLMVRILVRNTALIGLAVIALASLGLALIGMDTPHFVIVVIMFVAGLGFGLSMTVFTVTVQSAVDWKLRGAATASNSFVRTLGQTIGIAAFGTLFNAVIVRYMQREGIKAGEGDMNQLLNPEAAAHLSAELLASMREGLAYALHNVFLVMVVVAALSFAAGFFMPRRNPNSATARPQ
- the cobU gene encoding bifunctional adenosylcobinamide kinase/adenosylcobinamide-phosphate guanylyltransferase, with translation MSIVLITGGVRSGKSAFAEQLAKERSASVLYVATGVCTDEEMEARIVLHRKRRPASWGISETPYDAADGVAAYHAYDAVLFDCVSTWISNLLIAVPEERLRNEKETKRINEEVERWLALAKQYEGTLIVVTSETGLGGVAMSRLGRWFQDVLGSVNQRIAAEADDVYAVLSGIPWQIKGAGI
- a CDS encoding precorrin-2 dehydrogenase/sirohydrochlorin ferrochelatase family protein, translating into MSSHSYPVMLQVNGMRAVIVGGGQVAERKTLVLLEAGASVLIVSPKLTDRLHAWVEEGRVSWRAKLFDPQDLQNAFLIFAATNQSDVNLRVYEAMKPGQLITIADRPDISSFSNPAHVRRGKLLLTVSTDGASPGLSRKIACELADTYDEAYEMYVEFLSEARQIIQQHTQSLAQRRRMLKALLADDFLRDAREGRADQLWERFQRIMEEEGCDPS
- a CDS encoding cobyric acid synthase, which translates into the protein MKAIMLQGTSSDVGKSVLCTALCRILYEDGWKVAPFKSQNMALNSYITRDGKEIGRAQGVQAEACRVEATADMNPILLKPKQDMIAEVIVRGEHYADMGAGAYRNEYVPTALPILRASLDRLAEEYEVLVMEGAGSPAEINLKDRDIANMKAAELADAPVLLIADIDRGGVFASLVGTLALLDEQERARVKGFIINKFRGKFSLLKPGLDWLEEHTGIPVLGVIPYADTGIDAEDSLALSTLRLKKQDEVEGALSIAIIRLPRISNFTDVDPLYDEPGVKIRLIASAAEWNHPDMIVLPGTKNTTDDLQWLKQTGLAELIVEAVRNGAHIVGICGGYQMLGRELHDPNGIESTHFYSEGLGLLPIQTTFSAGKRTLRVAGRVCATSFASEEEVSGYEIHLGKTMREAGSRPLFSLGDGHTDGTITEDERVWGTYLHGIFHNRMFTRAWLNHIRKRMGRPLVEGSVQTEAERREESYIALAELVRAHLDMRKLYDIMELSLPVK
- the cobD gene encoding threonine-phosphate decarboxylase CobD, which produces MGEMEKFGHGGDMLTASALFGIAPDRLLDFSANINPLGPPPQALAAIEDEMRRIVHYPDPAHRGLISALSNKYNTEEETILIGNGAAECMALALQALAPRKVGVIYPSFVEYVQLSRQYGAEVIGCTGDADNGFLPSVDELERLLDQVDALFIGHPNNPTGLLYDLESMRRLAVRAAEKKAYLIIDEAFIDFLPPDRQPTLLPEIIQYPQVILLRSMTKFYAIPGLRLGFAVAHPDLIARMKEKQIPWSVNRLALAAGEACCLVDAYEADTRRLIAEERQYLRSRLSVDLRVTVWPGQANFLLVRLPSIWTARELQQALGRKGIMIRNCDMYPGLTSQDIRVAVRSRMENDRLLAALNDVMKEEREKL
- the cobO gene encoding cob(I)yrinic acid a,c-diamide adenosyltransferase, with translation MSKPDKQRGLMLVYTGDGKGKTTAALGLAVRAVGRGKRVLMIQFIKSPERTYGEKITFDKIGIEMHQKGSGFTWLKTPEEHRAALKDAWAFTKEKVMSGAYDVVILDELNNALAITTFPIDDVLPIEEVMGLIDNRPYGMHLVITGRSARQEIIDRADLVTEMQPVKHYYEEGIPAVLGVEF